The Anaerohalosphaeraceae bacterium genomic sequence GTTCAGCAGGTTAATCTCCGTCAGCAGCAGCGGTTTGCCGACAAAGTGCTCCGGTATTATCAGGGGCGGAGGGATGTTCGACTGGGGGTCTGGGGATTGTCGTTCAAGGCGCGTACGGATGATACGCGGGAATCCCCGGCGGTTTTCTGCATTCAGCGGTTTTTGGAAGCGGGCATGCAGATTGCCGCGTACGACCCGGAGGCGGTTTGTCCGGATCTGGACGGTCGAATTCAGCGTCTGGGGAATGCCTACGAAGTACTGGATGGAGCGGATGGACTGGTGATTTTCACGGACTGGCAGGAGTTTCGAACGCCGGATTTTGACCAGATCGCCCGTCGGCTGAAAAAACCGGTGATTTTCGACGGGCGCAATCTTTACAGCCCTTCGTTTGTTCAGAAACAGGGAATTGAATATTACAGCATCGGCCGTTCAGTCGTGCGGCAGATGCCGGAGGGAAGATGAGGGTTCTCGTAACAGGGGCGGCCGGATTTATCGGGTCGCATTTGTGTCAGCGGCTGATTGCGGAAGGGTATTCCGTAGTTGGCGTGGATAACTTTGATCCGTTTTATGAACCGGCGGTCAAACGAAGAAATCTGGCTGACCTTTTGAAATCGAAACGGTTTGAGCTGAAAGAAGGCGATATTCGAGATGCGGCCTTTCTGGAAGCAGCGGCGGACGGTTCGGATGCCGTAGTTCATCTGGCGGCCAAGGCAGGCGTGCGGCCCTCCATCGAAGACCCCCTGGGCTATGCCGATGTGAATGTGCGGGGCACGGCGGCCGTACTCGAGACGGCCCGGAAAAACAAGATTCGCATGGTGCTGTTCGCATCCAGTTCGAGTGTGTACGGCAACAGCAGCCGGATTCCTTTTTCCGAAGATGACCCGGTTAATGAACCGGTTTCTCCTTATGCCGCCACCAAAAAGGCGGGGGAAATGCTGTGTCGGACGTATCATCATTTATACGGAATGCATATCTTCTGTCTTCGGTTCTTCACCGTGTACGGCCCTCGACAGCGCCCGGACCTGGCGATTCATAAGTTTGCCCGGCTGATTGAGGCCGGCAGGCCGGTTCCGATTTATGGAGATGGTTCCGCCGAGAGGGATTTTACGTATATTGATGATATTATTGACGGGACGGTTTCGGCCCTGAAGGCCTGCCGCGGCTTTGCCGTTTACAATCTTGGGGATTCCTGCCCGGTTCGGCTGGATGATTTGGTTTCCGCTCTGGAGGAGGCACTGAACAAACGGGCTGAGCGTCGCTTTCTGCCGCCTCAGCCGGGCGATGTGATTCGCACCTGTGCGGATATTCGGAAAGCTGCGGAGGACCTCGGATATTGTCCCAAAACGTCTCTTAAAGAGGGATTAGCCCGTTTTGTTCAGTGGATGCGCAGGGAGGCCGTATGAGAAAGAAAAAAGCGCTCATTACCGGAATTACCGGACAGGATGGGTCTTATCTGACGGAACTGCTGCTGGAAAAGGGCTATGAGGTGTACGGTATTGTGCGGCGCAGTTCCTCCTTCAGCACGGAACGCATCGACCATTTGTACCAGGACCCGCACCATCAGCCGCCGCTGAAACTGATTTACGGCGACCTGACCGATGGGGGCAATCTGTCTACCATCCTCAACGAGATTCAGCCCGATGAGGTGTACAATCTGGGGGCCCAAAGTCATGTTCGGGTCAGTTTTGACCAGCCGATTTACACGGTTAATGTCGATGCGCTGGGGACTCTTCGGCTTTTGGAGGCGCTGCGGATGATGAAGAAGCCGCCGCGGTTTTATCAGGCCTCCAGCAGCGAAATGTACGGCAAGGTTGCGGAGATCCCCCAGACGGAAAAGACGCCGTTTTATCCCCGAAGTCCCTATGCCTGTGCCAAGGTGTATGCTTTCTGGCAGACGGTCAATTATCGGGAGGCCTATGGGCTTTTTACCTGCAACGGGATTCTGTTTAACCATGAATCTCCGCGTCGGGGTGAAACGTTTGTGACCCGCAAAATCACGCGGGCGGCCGGACGAATCAAAATGGGCCTGCAGGACAAACTGTATCTGGGGAATCTGGATGCCAGACGAGACTGGGGATTTGCCGGCGATTATGTCGAGGCGATGTGGCGAATGCTTCAGCAGGACCAGCCGGACGATTACGTGGTGGCGACGGGGGAATCGCACTCCGTTCGCGAATTTCTGGATGAAGTCTTCGGCTATCTCGATTTGGACTGGCATCAGTATGTTGAAATTGATCCGCGGTATTTCCGCCCGACGGAGGTGGATGTCCTGCAGGGCGACGCCTCCAAGGCCCGTGCCCAACTCGGCTGGAAGCCGAAAGTGACCTTCAAACAGCTGGCTCGAATGATGACGGAGGCGGACTTAAAACTGGCGGAAGAAGAAAAGATGCTCAAAGACCACAAAAACAATCGGCGATGAGCGGATTCTTTGAAACCAAGCGGGTAGTTGTCACCGGCGGAGCGGGCTTTCTGGGCCGCTATGTCGTGCAGGGCCTTCAGCAGCGGGGCTGCCGGCAGATTCTGGTGCCCCGAAGCGCCCAGTACAATCTGGTGCGGATGGACGATGTGGTGCGGATGCTTGAGCAGATGAAGCCGGATGTGGTGATTCATCTGGCGGCGGTGGTCGGCGGCATCGGCGCCAACCGCAGGCACCCGGGGCGTTTCTTTTATGAAAATCTGATGATGGGTGTCCAGCTGATGGAGCAGGCCCGGCTGCACGGGGTCGAAAAGTTCGTCGCTGTCGGCACGATTTGCGCTTATCCGAAGTTTACGCCTGTGCCGTTTAAGGAAGATGATTTGTGGAACGGCTATCCGGAGGAGACCAACGCCCCCTACGGTCTGGCCAAAAAGATGCTTCTGGTCCAGTCGCAGGCCTATCGGCAGGAATACGGCTTTCATTCGATTTATCTGCTGCCGGTGAATCTCTACGGCCCCGGCGATAATTTTGACCCGCAAACCAGCCATGTGATTCCGGCCCTGATTAAAAAGTGTGTGGATGCCGTCGAGGAAGGCCGGGATTGGATTGAGTGCTGGGGAACCGGACAGGTCTCGCGGGAGTTTCTCTATGCGGCCGATGCCGCCGAGGGCATCCTGCTGGCGACAGAGTTCTATGACAAGCCCGACCCCGTCAATCTGGGCACGGGCCGGGAAATCACCATTCGGGCCCTGGCGGAAACGATAGCTGAGCTGACGGGGTTTGACGGAGAAATCCGATGGGATTTCTCTCAGCCCGACGGTCAGCCCCGCCGCTGTCTGGATACAAGTCGGGCGGAAAAGGAATTCGGCTTTCGCGCCCGCACAGACCTCCGGACCGGTCTGAAGGCGGCGATTGACTGGTATCGAACCCACCGGAATCAATTGCAGTTTGCACGAGGATAACCAACCGATGACAGCCAAATCTTTTGCTCTGATCGGCGCCTGCGGATATATCGCACCGCGGCATTTGCAGGCCATTCGGGATACCGGCAACACGCTGGTGGCGGCTCTGGACCGCAGCGATTCAGCAGGGGTGCTCGATTCCTACTTCCCCGATGCCCGTTTCTTTACGGAGTTCGAACGGTTTGACCGCCATCTGGAAAAACTGCGCCGCAAAGGGGAAGGGGTCCACTATGTTTCCATCTGCTCACCGAATTATCTGCACGACGCCCATGTGCGGTTTGCCCTGCGGATTGGGGCGGATGCGATTTGCGAAAAGCCGCTGGTGATTAATCCGTGGAACGCTGTTGCCCTGGGGGAACTGGAAAAAGAGTCAGGCCGCCGCATTCATACCATTATGCAGCTGCGGCTTCATCCGGCCATCCGCCGGCTCAAAGAACAGGTCGAACAGGGCCCGCCCGGCAAAATCTATGATGTGGAGGTGACCTACATTACCGCCCGCGGGCAATGGTATCTGGTCTCCTGGAAAGGCGATGAAAGCAAGTCCGGCGGCATCGCCGCCAACATCGGCATTCATTTTTTTGACATGCTCGC encodes the following:
- a CDS encoding GDP-mannose 4,6-dehydratase produces the protein MRVLVTGAAGFIGSHLCQRLIAEGYSVVGVDNFDPFYEPAVKRRNLADLLKSKRFELKEGDIRDAAFLEAAADGSDAVVHLAAKAGVRPSIEDPLGYADVNVRGTAAVLETARKNKIRMVLFASSSSVYGNSSRIPFSEDDPVNEPVSPYAATKKAGEMLCRTYHHLYGMHIFCLRFFTVYGPRQRPDLAIHKFARLIEAGRPVPIYGDGSAERDFTYIDDIIDGTVSALKACRGFAVYNLGDSCPVRLDDLVSALEEALNKRAERRFLPPQPGDVIRTCADIRKAAEDLGYCPKTSLKEGLARFVQWMRREAV
- a CDS encoding GDP-L-fucose synthase, coding for MSGFFETKRVVVTGGAGFLGRYVVQGLQQRGCRQILVPRSAQYNLVRMDDVVRMLEQMKPDVVIHLAAVVGGIGANRRHPGRFFYENLMMGVQLMEQARLHGVEKFVAVGTICAYPKFTPVPFKEDDLWNGYPEETNAPYGLAKKMLLVQSQAYRQEYGFHSIYLLPVNLYGPGDNFDPQTSHVIPALIKKCVDAVEEGRDWIECWGTGQVSREFLYAADAAEGILLATEFYDKPDPVNLGTGREITIRALAETIAELTGFDGEIRWDFSQPDGQPRRCLDTSRAEKEFGFRARTDLRTGLKAAIDWYRTHRNQLQFARG
- a CDS encoding Gfo/Idh/MocA family oxidoreductase, with product MTAKSFALIGACGYIAPRHLQAIRDTGNTLVAALDRSDSAGVLDSYFPDARFFTEFERFDRHLEKLRRKGEGVHYVSICSPNYLHDAHVRFALRIGADAICEKPLVINPWNAVALGELEKESGRRIHTIMQLRLHPAIRRLKEQVEQGPPGKIYDVEVTYITARGQWYLVSWKGDESKSGGIAANIGIHFFDMLAWIFGTVKTNTVHLYEPQRAAGYLELERARVRWFLSVNRNDLPFEWVPGKAATFRSIRVDGGEVEFSGGFTDLHTESYRKILAGEGFGWQEVMPSLEMVYTIRHSQPTGCKGDYHPMLIRLKAD
- the gmd gene encoding GDP-mannose 4,6-dehydratase yields the protein MRKKKALITGITGQDGSYLTELLLEKGYEVYGIVRRSSSFSTERIDHLYQDPHHQPPLKLIYGDLTDGGNLSTILNEIQPDEVYNLGAQSHVRVSFDQPIYTVNVDALGTLRLLEALRMMKKPPRFYQASSSEMYGKVAEIPQTEKTPFYPRSPYACAKVYAFWQTVNYREAYGLFTCNGILFNHESPRRGETFVTRKITRAAGRIKMGLQDKLYLGNLDARRDWGFAGDYVEAMWRMLQQDQPDDYVVATGESHSVREFLDEVFGYLDLDWHQYVEIDPRYFRPTEVDVLQGDASKARAQLGWKPKVTFKQLARMMTEADLKLAEEEKMLKDHKNNRR